The Terriglobia bacterium DNA window CGCTTCTGCCGCCGTGAATGCCGCCCAGCAGGAAATTGCCGCCGCCGACGCGGATTATGGCCTGCAAAGCGCGACGCTCACCCGCTATCAGAGCCTGTACGAAAAGAAATCGGTGAGTCCCCACGAAATGGACGAGGTGCAAGCGCGCCAAAAATCCGCCGGTGCCCATCGCGATCAGGCGCAGGCCGGCATCGCGCAGGCTCGCGCCATGGAAGCGCAGGCCAGGGCGGGGCTCAGCTACACCCGCATCCGGGCCCCGTTCGACGGGGTCATCACGGCCAAGCTTGTGGACACGGGCACGCTCGCATCGCCCGGCGTTCCGCTGATCACCATCGAAGATACGCACCGCTTCCGGCTGGAAGCCTCCGTGGATGAAGGCGACCTGCGGTTTGTGACTCTGGGCGCCACCGCTCGCGTGTCAGTGGATGCCCTCGCAACTGACCTCAGCGCCAAAGTCGTTCAAATCGTTCCTGCTGCCGATCCGGCCAGCCGCAGCTTCGTCGTCAAACTCGAACTTCCAGCCGATGCCCGCCTTCGCTCCGGACTGTTCGGGCGCGTCCAGTTTCCGCGCGGCCAGCGCGAAGCCATCGTCATCCCGCGAGCCGCCCTGCTGGAACGCGGCCAGATACATGGCGTGTACGTGGTCGCCGCCGACAACCAGATCGAATTGCGATACGTCACGCTGGGCAAGCCGGCCGGCGACAATGTGGAGATTCTCTCCGGACTTTCCGGCGGCGAGCGCCTCATTGCGGTGCCCGGAAGCCGTGATCTGGCCGGCAAAAAGGTAGTGAATTGATGGTGGCCGTGGGCACACATCTTCGCGCCGCCGGAAAAATCGCGCACGCGTTCATCGCTTCCAAGCTCACGCCGCTGGTGATCATCGCCGCGCTGCTTCTCGGCGCCTTCGCCATCTGGCAGACGCCACGCGAGGAAGAACCACAGATTGTCGTACCCATGCTAGACGTCTTCGTCCAGATGCCGGGCGCATCGGCCGCCGAAGTCGAGCAGCGCGTCACCATTCCCATGGAGAAGCTGCTGCGCGAGGTGCCCGGGGTCGAGTACATCTACTCGATCTCGCAGCCCGGAATGAGCATGGTCATCGTCCGCTTCTACGTCGGGCAAAAAGAAGAGGACGCGATTCTCCGCACCTACAACAAGCTATATGCCAACTTCGATCGCATCCCGCCTGGCGTTTCCCAGCCGCTGATCAAGGTCCGTTCCATCGACGACGTGCCCATCATGGCGCTGACGCTGTGGGGCAAGAATTACGACGCCGCTTCGCTCCGCCGCATCGCCGGTGAGCTCGAGAATTCCCTCAAGCAGCTCGACGATGTTTCTGAAACAAAAATTATCGGCGGGCTGCCGCGAAAAGTTCGAGTCGTCCTCGACACGGAACGCCTCGCCGCCTATGGCCTTTCGCCGATCCAGGTCACCGCGAAGCTGGAATCCGCCAATCAGCAGGCGCGCGCCG harbors:
- a CDS encoding efflux RND transporter periplasmic adaptor subunit — translated: MMTRRIIFVLAVLAALISTGCSDQKAPVAQTPEVVRGLAMLEAQRKTVPDFVEAVGTIRALQTSQLSAQVSGAIASIRAQEGQRVRRGDVLVVLDDAQQRASLERASAAVNAAQQEIAAADADYGLQSATLTRYQSLYEKKSVSPHEMDEVQARQKSAGAHRDQAQAGIAQARAMEAQARAGLSYTRIRAPFDGVITAKLVDTGTLASPGVPLITIEDTHRFRLEASVDEGDLRFVTLGATARVSVDALATDLSAKVVQIVPAADPASRSFVVKLELPADARLRSGLFGRVQFPRGQREAIVIPRAALLERGQIHGVYVVAADNQIELRYVTLGKPAGDNVEILSGLSGGERLIAVPGSRDLAGKKVVN